The Thermodesulfobacteriota bacterium genome has a window encoding:
- a CDS encoding ring-cleaving dioxygenase, whose translation MESAAFGIHHITAIAGEPQRSIDFYTGVLGLRLVKLTVNHDDPYTYHLYFGDGKGRPGTLLTFFPWPDARNGSRGTGQATAVSFSVPERSLGYWKQRLEAQGIPVQGPLRRFGEEVLVFTDPCGLTIELSPQPGIVDDPSVPPGRVPGKYAVRGLRGVTLFLEGHLRTADLLVETLGFLPKEAQGDRFRYEAAGDGAGGVVDILSLPFPIEGRVAAGSVHHVAFRVPGPAEQAALRERLKTLGYDVTPVIDRVYFRSIYFREPGGVLFEIATDSPGFAVDEPEDRLGTRLVLPPWLERERALVEKVLPPVHLPAP comes from the coding sequence TTGGAAAGCGCTGCCTTCGGGATCCATCACATCACCGCGATCGCGGGGGAACCGCAGCGCAGCATCGATTTCTACACGGGGGTGCTGGGTCTTCGCCTGGTCAAGCTCACCGTGAACCACGACGACCCGTACACGTATCACCTCTATTTCGGCGACGGGAAAGGCCGGCCGGGCACGCTCCTCACCTTTTTCCCGTGGCCGGACGCCCGTAACGGCAGCCGGGGGACCGGGCAGGCGACCGCCGTTTCATTTTCCGTCCCGGAGAGGTCGCTCGGGTACTGGAAGCAGCGGCTGGAGGCGCAGGGGATTCCGGTCCAGGGCCCCCTCCGGCGATTCGGCGAGGAGGTGCTCGTATTCACCGATCCGTGCGGCCTGACGATCGAGCTGTCCCCGCAGCCGGGCATTGTGGACGATCCCTCTGTGCCGCCGGGGCGTGTCCCGGGAAAATACGCCGTCCGGGGGCTTCGGGGCGTCACCCTGTTTCTTGAGGGGCATCTGCGGACCGCGGATCTGCTCGTGGAGACGCTCGGCTTCCTCCCGAAAGAGGCGCAGGGGGACCGGTTCCGGTACGAGGCGGCGGGAGACGGGGCCGGAGGCGTCGTGGACATCCTCTCCCTGCCGTTTCCGATCGAGGGGCGCGTGGCGGCCGGGTCGGTGCATCACGTGGCGTTCCGGGTTCCCGGGCCGGCGGAGCAGGCGGCGCTGCGGGAGCGGCTGAAGACTCTGGGATACGACGTGACGCCGGTCATCGACAGGGTCTATTTCCGGTCGATCTATTTCCGGGAGCCCGGCGGGGTCCTTTTCGAGATCGCCACGGACTCGCCGGGATTCGCGGTCGACGAGCCCGAGGACCGGCTCGGGACCCGGCTCGTGCTGCCGCCGTGGCTCGAGCGGGAACGGGCGTTGGTGGAGAAGGTCCTTCCCCCGGTCCATCTCCCCGCGCCATGA